In Sphingobacteriaceae bacterium, the following proteins share a genomic window:
- a CDS encoding UDP-N-acetylmuramoyl-tripeptide--D-alanyl-D-alanine ligase, with protein sequence MLNTSKIEKLYEIYLAADQNICTDTRKLEKGAMFFALKGANFNANEFAQKAIEAGCHAAIVDDAQYATSDNIIVVEDVLQSLQKLANYHRKQFKIPFLAITGSNGKTTNKELIHAVLSKKYTTLATIGNLNNHIGVPLTLLRLRREHEFAIIEMGANHQGEIDELCKITEPDFGLITNIGKAHLEGFGGIEGVKKGKSELYRFLKTVSGKAFINGDDEVLYELAFENDKITYGCKKLYDVIGKDMTTDETVSFKYTTRYGTKDWNQITAVKTQIIGNYNFINCLAATCVGSYFKVEDEKIKEALETYLPNMNRSQLVKTQKNTLILDAYNANPNSMKAAIENFAGYKSDHKLVLLGDMFELGDYSMEEHQKLVDLLKEKKMVNVVLVGEEFFKLPESQFKKFKSTAECRVYLQNKSIEGNTILIKGSRGMKMEILQEVL encoded by the coding sequence ATGTTAAACACCAGTAAAATTGAAAAGCTTTATGAGATTTATCTCGCAGCAGATCAGAACATTTGTACCGATACCCGTAAACTGGAGAAAGGCGCTATGTTTTTTGCATTAAAAGGAGCTAATTTTAATGCAAATGAATTCGCGCAAAAGGCTATTGAAGCAGGCTGCCATGCGGCTATTGTGGATGATGCACAGTACGCCACAAGCGATAACATTATTGTAGTTGAAGATGTGTTGCAAAGCCTTCAAAAACTCGCTAATTATCATCGCAAACAGTTTAAAATCCCTTTTTTGGCAATAACCGGTAGTAATGGTAAAACCACTAACAAAGAATTAATCCATGCAGTTCTTTCTAAGAAATATACAACTCTTGCAACGATCGGAAATCTGAATAATCATATTGGTGTGCCTCTTACGCTGCTGCGCCTTCGTAGAGAACACGAATTTGCTATCATTGAAATGGGTGCGAATCATCAGGGAGAGATTGACGAATTATGTAAAATAACCGAACCGGATTTTGGACTAATAACCAACATTGGAAAAGCTCACCTGGAGGGATTTGGGGGCATTGAGGGCGTGAAAAAAGGAAAAAGCGAACTCTATAGGTTTTTAAAAACCGTAAGCGGAAAAGCCTTTATAAATGGAGATGATGAAGTTTTGTATGAACTGGCTTTTGAAAATGATAAAATAACTTACGGCTGTAAAAAGCTTTATGATGTTATTGGTAAAGATATGACCACAGATGAAACGGTGAGCTTTAAATATACTACACGCTACGGTACTAAAGATTGGAATCAGATTACTGCCGTTAAAACCCAGATTATAGGTAATTACAATTTCATAAATTGTCTTGCTGCAACCTGCGTGGGAAGTTATTTCAAGGTAGAAGATGAGAAAATCAAAGAAGCTCTTGAGACCTACCTTCCAAATATGAATCGGTCGCAATTGGTTAAAACCCAAAAAAATACACTCATCCTGGATGCTTATAATGCGAATCCAAATAGCATGAAAGCTGCTATAGAAAATTTTGCAGGCTATAAATCTGATCATAAATTAGTATTACTGGGAGATATGTTCGAACTTGGCGACTACAGTATGGAAGAGCATCAAAAGCTTGTAGATCTGCTTAAAGAAAAAAAAATGGTTAACGTAGTACTGGTCGGCGAAGAATTTTTTAAGCTGCCGGAATCGCAGTTTAAAAAGTTTAAGAGTACTGCTGAGTGCAGAGTATATCTACAGAACAAGTCAATTGAAGGGAATACAATTCTGATTAAAGGTTCAAGAGGTATGAAAATGGAAATTTTACAGGAGGTTTTATAA
- a CDS encoding DNA-binding response regulator has product MMSVILVDDEEKSLKNLSILITDHCPNIKIISTASNALEAVKEIMNEKPDLVFLDVQMPGYNGFDVLEQIKNTPVTVIFTTAHKDYAINALRKGAFDYLLKPIDSEELKSCIERAQEKIRKERGIMQSSSPNIIELSVKDGIIFVKQEQIIRLEASGSYTTFYLENNVKHMVSKSMKEYESQLDPSVFYRCHNSHIVNLKTVIKFVHNNGYFAELSNGSTIEIARRNKDAFLQKLKKIGI; this is encoded by the coding sequence ATGATGAGCGTGATCTTAGTAGATGATGAAGAAAAATCTCTGAAAAATTTAAGTATTCTGATAACGGATCATTGTCCGAACATAAAAATTATTAGTACCGCGTCTAATGCACTTGAGGCGGTAAAGGAAATAATGAACGAAAAGCCAGATCTTGTTTTTCTCGACGTTCAAATGCCGGGTTACAATGGTTTTGACGTTTTAGAACAAATTAAAAACACACCTGTTACTGTTATTTTTACTACGGCCCATAAAGACTACGCCATAAATGCATTACGGAAAGGGGCTTTTGATTATTTGCTCAAACCCATCGATAGCGAGGAATTAAAGTCATGCATCGAGAGAGCTCAGGAAAAAATTAGAAAAGAGCGCGGAATAATGCAGTCCTCTTCTCCAAACATCATTGAGCTATCAGTAAAGGATGGAATTATCTTTGTAAAACAGGAACAGATTATCCGGCTCGAAGCTTCTGGGAGTTATACCACCTTTTATCTTGAAAATAATGTAAAGCACATGGTTTCCAAAAGTATGAAAGAGTATGAGTCCCAACTTGATCCTTCTGTGTTTTACAGATGTCATAATTCTCACATCGTTAATCTTAAAACGGTTATTAAATTCGTACATAATAACGGATACTTCGCAGAACTTTCTAACGGATCAACCATTGAAATTGCAAGAAGAAACAAGGATGCGTTTTTACAGAAATTAAAAAAGATCGGAATCTGA
- a CDS encoding osmotically inducible protein OsmC has product MTSTVEYLGELRTEGIHLQSRNIIHTDAPKDNHGKGEAFSPTDLVATALASCMLSIMGIVALKEGITPIIGAKAEVTKVMYQEPRRIGEIHIRLTFPENNYSDKEKKIYEHAAHTCPVAKSLHPDLKQMIEFIW; this is encoded by the coding sequence ATGACAAGTACGGTAGAATATCTCGGAGAGCTGCGAACAGAAGGCATTCACCTTCAATCGCGAAATATTATACACACCGACGCGCCAAAGGATAATCATGGAAAAGGAGAGGCTTTTTCACCAACCGATCTTGTAGCAACTGCGCTTGCCAGTTGTATGTTGTCCATTATGGGAATTGTTGCCTTGAAAGAAGGAATTACACCCATTATAGGCGCAAAGGCAGAGGTTACAAAAGTGATGTATCAGGAACCCCGCAGAATTGGGGAGATCCACATACGTCTTACTTTTCCGGAAAATAATTATTCCGACAAAGAAAAAAAGATTTACGAGCACGCTGCTCATACATGCCCTGTTGCAAAAAGTCTTCATCCCGATCTCAAACAAATGATCGAATTTATCTGGTAA
- a CDS encoding ATPase, which translates to MVDIKEINERIQRESAFVDMLTVEMDKVIIGQKSMVERLLIGLLSNGHILLEGVPGLAKTLAINTLAKCVDGQFSRIQFTPDLLPADVIGTQIYSQKQESFSIRKGPIFANFVLADEINRAPAKVQSALLEAMQEKQVTIGDQTFKLPNPFLVLATQNPIEQEGTYPLPEAQMDRFMLKIVIGYPTKEEEKKIIAANIQPSGMPQASSVMSTDAIIKARTVVKDVYMDEKIERYIVDIVFASRFPKEYKLGKFEGLISYGGSPRASINLALAAKAYAFIKRRGYVIPEDVRAVCTDVMRHRVGLTYEAEAENITSEHIITEILNAVEVP; encoded by the coding sequence ATGGTTGACATTAAAGAAATTAACGAACGTATCCAGCGCGAAAGTGCTTTTGTAGATATGCTTACTGTAGAGATGGATAAAGTTATCATTGGACAAAAGTCAATGGTAGAGCGTCTCTTGATTGGCTTACTTAGCAACGGACATATTTTATTGGAAGGGGTTCCAGGTCTCGCAAAAACTTTGGCTATTAACACTCTGGCTAAATGTGTCGACGGGCAATTCAGCCGTATTCAGTTTACTCCCGATTTATTACCTGCCGATGTTATCGGTACTCAAATTTATAGTCAGAAACAAGAATCATTTTCAATTCGTAAAGGACCTATTTTTGCAAACTTCGTGTTAGCGGATGAGATTAACCGTGCTCCGGCAAAAGTACAATCTGCGTTACTTGAGGCCATGCAGGAAAAACAGGTAACTATTGGTGATCAAACTTTTAAATTACCAAATCCTTTTCTGGTTTTAGCAACTCAAAATCCAATAGAGCAGGAGGGAACTTATCCTTTACCGGAGGCTCAGATGGACCGTTTTATGTTGAAGATTGTAATTGGTTATCCAACTAAAGAAGAGGAGAAAAAAATTATCGCAGCAAACATTCAGCCTTCTGGTATGCCCCAGGCTTCAAGCGTTATGTCAACGGATGCTATCATCAAGGCGCGCACAGTGGTGAAGGATGTTTACATGGATGAAAAAATTGAAAGATACATTGTAGATATCGTGTTTGCTTCACGTTTTCCTAAAGAGTACAAACTTGGTAAATTTGAAGGTCTCATTTCTTACGGCGGCTCTCCACGTGCAAGTATTAATCTTGCTTTGGCTGCAAAAGCTTATGCGTTTATAAAACGTCGTGGCTATGTAATACCTGAAGATGTACGAGCTGTATGCACAGATGTTATGCGTCACCGTGTAGGGCTTACTTACGAGGCGGAAGCAGAGAATATTACTTCTGAGCACATCATTACTGAAATTCTTAACGCAGTTGAAGTCCCTTAG
- a CDS encoding ABC transporter substrate-binding protein translates to MFKSLLPLCFFICLFTSCKESSKEGDSRTVFNYNEMNGITSLDPAAASNFENIGAVNQIFNGLVQMDDRLNVLPCIAKTYDISADGLCYTFHLRTDVYFHDNACFEHGKGRKVTSGDFAYSFNRLFDSKVSSAITLLDKIDRTEKTNFKGFIAVNDSLFKIYLTQPFSAFINILTMKYFSVIPYEAIEHYKFDFRRNPVGTGPFAFKIWEEGTKLILVKNQNYFEKDSNNKPLPYLDAVTFSFIKDRETAFMELLNEKFDMLSGADAFNTNEVLDKEANLRDLYRKKFYLQKETYLKTDYIGILVDPDLALVKNSPLKMKAIRQAINYSFDRDKLIKYLRNNLGKAAHSGFIPPGMKSYDPEKVKGYSYSPEKASQLLKEAGFPGGKGLPELTLHVTNDYKEQVEFIQSQLAENNIKINISVEKASVLRQAVNSCEYTLFKKSWLADYADEENFMSLFYSKNFSPQGVNFFHFKNTEFDKAYEEVQTLNDPLKKTKLYQKMDSLVLDEAPVIPLFYDEVVRIVNRKIEGLNSNPLNLLNLKYVTKKGKEKK, encoded by the coding sequence ATGTTCAAATCCCTTCTTCCACTTTGTTTTTTTATTTGCTTATTTACCAGTTGTAAAGAGTCTTCAAAAGAGGGAGATTCGCGCACTGTTTTTAATTACAACGAGATGAACGGGATAACGTCTCTTGATCCTGCTGCTGCAAGTAATTTTGAAAATATTGGAGCCGTAAATCAGATTTTTAATGGTTTAGTGCAGATGGACGACCGTTTGAATGTGCTTCCCTGCATTGCAAAAACTTATGATATAAGTGCAGATGGTTTATGCTATACCTTTCATCTGAGAACTGACGTTTATTTTCATGACAATGCCTGTTTTGAACATGGAAAAGGAAGGAAAGTAACTTCTGGCGACTTCGCTTACAGCTTTAATCGTTTGTTTGATAGTAAGGTGAGTAGCGCCATTACGCTACTTGATAAAATTGATCGTACTGAGAAAACAAATTTTAAAGGATTTATTGCCGTTAACGATTCACTATTTAAAATCTATCTCACACAACCTTTTAGTGCCTTTATAAATATTTTAACTATGAAATATTTTAGTGTTATACCTTATGAAGCCATTGAACATTACAAATTTGATTTTAGAAGAAACCCGGTTGGCACGGGTCCATTCGCTTTTAAAATATGGGAAGAAGGCACCAAACTCATTCTGGTTAAAAATCAAAATTACTTTGAAAAGGACAGCAATAACAAACCACTCCCCTATCTTGACGCTGTGACGTTTTCGTTTATTAAAGACCGGGAAACCGCCTTTATGGAACTTTTGAATGAAAAATTTGATATGCTTAGTGGTGCCGATGCTTTTAATACTAATGAAGTGCTTGACAAGGAAGCTAACTTGAGAGATCTTTACCGTAAAAAATTTTATTTGCAGAAAGAAACGTATTTAAAAACGGACTACATCGGAATTCTTGTAGATCCTGATCTGGCTCTGGTAAAAAACTCTCCTCTTAAAATGAAGGCTATACGACAAGCCATAAACTATTCATTCGATCGTGATAAACTCATTAAATATTTAAGGAACAATCTTGGTAAAGCTGCTCATTCAGGATTTATACCTCCGGGTATGAAGAGTTACGATCCTGAGAAGGTTAAAGGTTACTCTTATAGTCCCGAAAAAGCAAGTCAATTATTAAAGGAAGCGGGGTTTCCGGGTGGCAAAGGTCTGCCGGAGCTAACCCTGCATGTTACCAACGATTACAAGGAGCAGGTAGAGTTTATTCAATCTCAGTTAGCCGAAAACAATATTAAAATTAATATTAGTGTGGAAAAAGCATCGGTATTGCGGCAGGCTGTTAACAGTTGTGAATACACTTTATTTAAAAAATCGTGGCTTGCGGATTATGCAGACGAAGAGAATTTCATGAGTTTATTTTACAGCAAAAACTTCTCGCCCCAGGGTGTAAACTTTTTTCATTTTAAAAACACTGAATTCGACAAAGCTTATGAAGAGGTGCAGACGTTAAATGACCCTTTAAAAAAAACCAAGCTTTATCAAAAAATGGATAGTTTAGTATTAGATGAAGCTCCCGTGATTCCACTGTTTTACGACGAGGTTGTGCGTATTGTTAATCGTAAAATTGAGGGTTTGAACAGTAATCCTCTCAATCTTTTAAATTTAAAATACGTTACTAAAAAGGGAAAAGAAAAGAAATAA
- a CDS encoding aerotolerance regulator BatA, whose protein sequence is MNYFNDIQFAEKHWFWLMLVLPLMVIWYIWRLKKQEGEFNYSSFTLLKGIKPSIKSKTRHSLLVLKLASFALLITALARPQSRSSWKDTKTEGIDIVISLDVSLSMLAKDFKPNRIEVAKEVITDFIDARPNDRIGLVIFGGEVFTQCPLTNDHKVLKNMFPQIKAGMLDQGTAIGLGLAGAVARIKDSKAKSKVIIMVSDGVNNVGEISPLTAGELAKTYGIRVYCIGVGSKGKALQPVGIYAQGQYEYDYVDVEIDEKVMTDISDMSGGKYFRATNKESLKNIYQEIDKMEKTIISEKSFSNKAEHFLPFVLLAAFLLLLEFILRYTVFRAIP, encoded by the coding sequence ATAAATTATTTTAACGATATACAGTTCGCTGAAAAGCATTGGTTCTGGTTAATGCTGGTATTGCCACTCATGGTAATTTGGTACATCTGGCGCCTGAAAAAACAAGAAGGTGAATTCAATTATTCGTCATTTACACTTTTAAAAGGAATCAAACCTTCTATAAAGTCAAAAACCAGACATAGTTTGTTGGTACTAAAACTGGCCTCGTTTGCTTTATTAATAACAGCTCTGGCAAGACCGCAATCGCGAAGTAGCTGGAAGGACACCAAGACAGAAGGGATCGATATAGTAATCAGCCTCGACGTTTCGCTCTCTATGTTGGCAAAAGACTTTAAACCAAATCGTATTGAAGTTGCCAAAGAGGTTATTACTGATTTTATTGATGCAAGACCAAATGACAGAATTGGCCTCGTAATTTTTGGTGGCGAGGTGTTTACGCAATGTCCTCTTACAAATGATCACAAAGTTTTAAAAAATATGTTCCCGCAAATTAAGGCAGGTATGCTTGATCAGGGAACCGCTATAGGCCTCGGCCTGGCCGGAGCAGTAGCGCGAATTAAAGACAGTAAGGCAAAAAGCAAAGTTATCATTATGGTGAGCGATGGTGTAAACAACGTTGGCGAAATTTCTCCCTTAACTGCCGGCGAACTTGCAAAAACTTATGGCATCCGTGTATATTGCATCGGCGTTGGTTCTAAAGGTAAGGCATTACAACCTGTTGGAATTTATGCACAAGGTCAATATGAATACGATTACGTGGATGTAGAGATTGATGAAAAAGTGATGACGGATATTTCCGATATGTCAGGCGGTAAATATTTCAGAGCTACAAATAAAGAAAGCTTAAAAAACATTTATCAGGAAATTGATAAAATGGAAAAAACAATCATCAGCGAAAAAAGCTTCAGCAATAAAGCGGAACATTTTCTTCCATTTGTTTTATTGGCAGCTTTTTTATTATTACTGGAGTTTATACTGCGTTACACTGTGTTTAGAGCCATACCTTAA
- the lipA gene encoding lipoyl synthase: protein MELTEEVQRVKKPDWLRVKLPTGDEYVKVRGIVSQHKLHTICESGNCPNMGECWGAGTATFMILGNICTRSCGFCAVATGKPKPADWDEPKRIANSVKLMGVKHCVITSVDRDDLKDGGSIIWAATINEIRAISPETKFECLIPDFAGKWENLQRIIDVNPDIVSHNIETVRRLTAEVRIQAKYDRSLEVLKRLDEAGVKTKSGIMLGLGETDEEIYAALDDLASVNCDVVTMGQYLQPTPKHLPVARFVHPDDFKKYKEYALNKGFRFVESGPLVRSSYHAEKHIF, encoded by the coding sequence ATGGAGTTGACAGAAGAAGTTCAAAGAGTAAAAAAACCAGATTGGTTACGCGTTAAATTACCAACCGGCGACGAATACGTTAAGGTTAGAGGTATTGTTAGCCAGCATAAATTACACACCATTTGTGAGAGCGGAAATTGTCCGAATATGGGCGAATGCTGGGGAGCAGGAACGGCTACCTTTATGATTCTTGGCAATATTTGTACGCGTAGTTGCGGATTTTGTGCAGTTGCCACAGGTAAACCAAAACCTGCAGATTGGGATGAGCCCAAGCGTATTGCCAATTCAGTAAAATTAATGGGGGTTAAACATTGCGTAATTACCAGTGTTGATAGAGACGACTTAAAAGATGGAGGTTCTATTATCTGGGCCGCTACTATTAATGAGATCAGAGCCATTAGCCCTGAAACAAAATTTGAGTGCCTGATTCCTGACTTTGCAGGGAAATGGGAAAATCTTCAAAGAATTATTGACGTTAACCCTGATATCGTTTCGCACAATATTGAGACCGTTAGGAGATTAACTGCGGAAGTGCGCATACAAGCTAAATACGACAGAAGTCTTGAAGTTTTAAAACGCCTGGATGAAGCTGGTGTAAAAACTAAAAGTGGCATCATGCTTGGCCTTGGCGAAACAGACGAAGAAATTTATGCAGCTTTGGATGATCTTGCTTCAGTAAACTGTGATGTTGTAACTATGGGGCAATATCTGCAACCTACTCCTAAACATCTTCCTGTTGCTCGTTTTGTGCATCCTGATGACTTTAAAAAATACAAAGAGTATGCTTTAAATAAAGGTTTCAGATTTGTAGAAAGTGGTCCGCTCGTGCGTTCTTCGTACCATGCCGAAAAACATATTTTCTAA
- a CDS encoding DUF58 domain-containing protein has protein sequence METADLLKKVRKIEIKTRGLSSHIFSGEYHSAFKGRGMAFSEVREYTPGDDIRSIDWNVTARFNTPFVKVFEEERELSVVLLVDVSASGSFGTNKQLKQELITELCAVVAFSASQNNDKIGVIFFSDKIEKFIPPKKGKTHVLRIIRELLEFKPENKQTNIELALKYLSSIIKKRSIVFVISDFMTENNYKDALKIANKKHDIVALRIIDKAEVELPDVGLIKLKDNESGKIAWVDTSDKIFRKQFSVNQKRFEEDIKDTFNRSGIDATKIFTHENYVKPLMNLFKNR, from the coding sequence ATGGAAACAGCTGATCTTTTAAAAAAAGTTCGCAAGATCGAGATCAAAACCCGCGGTTTGAGCAGTCACATCTTCTCAGGCGAATATCATAGTGCCTTTAAAGGCCGCGGTATGGCGTTTTCAGAAGTGCGTGAATATACCCCGGGAGATGATATCCGCTCTATAGACTGGAATGTTACCGCAAGATTTAATACACCTTTTGTAAAAGTTTTTGAAGAAGAACGTGAGCTAAGTGTGGTGTTGCTTGTGGACGTAAGTGCGAGCGGTAGTTTCGGAACTAACAAACAATTGAAGCAGGAATTGATAACTGAACTTTGCGCCGTGGTTGCTTTTTCAGCTTCTCAAAACAATGATAAAATAGGGGTGATCTTTTTTAGCGATAAGATCGAAAAGTTTATCCCGCCTAAAAAAGGAAAAACCCATGTACTCCGTATTATTCGTGAATTGCTGGAGTTTAAACCAGAGAATAAGCAAACAAATATTGAACTGGCATTAAAATATCTTTCAAGCATTATTAAAAAAAGAAGTATTGTTTTTGTGATCAGTGATTTTATGACCGAAAATAATTACAAGGATGCTTTAAAGATTGCGAATAAAAAACATGACATCGTCGCGCTGCGCATCATTGATAAAGCTGAAGTTGAGCTTCCGGATGTGGGTTTGATAAAATTAAAAGATAACGAAAGTGGTAAGATCGCCTGGGTAGATACCAGCGATAAGATCTTCAGAAAGCAATTTTCAGTGAATCAAAAAAGATTTGAAGAAGATATAAAAGATACTTTCAACAGAAGTGGAATTGACGCGACAAAAATTTTCACACACGAAAATTATGTGAAGCCATTAATGAACTTATTTAAAAACCGATAG
- the pdxA gene encoding 4-hydroxythreonine-4-phosphate dehydrogenase PdxA codes for MSETKITVGISQGDINGIGLEVVLKTLMEPGIAEICTPVLFSSQKTITYYRKMLGLDEFSFNPIREFSQINHKKVNVFMCYEEEVMVDIGKSTETGGKYAFISLEKATQALVDGNIQALVTAPINKDNIQSETFKFVGHTEYLGEKLGGEPMMLLCSESGLRVALVTGHVPIKDIASKITTESVSKKIKQLHDSLIKDFGIRKPKIAVLGLNPHAGDNGVIGNEDKEIIKPAIDSLKLKGLVYGPYAADGFFGNETYKNFDGVLAMYHDQGLIPFKSIAFNDGVNFTAGLNAVRTSPDHGTAYDIAGKNSANEQSFKKAIYMAIDIYKNRSLYSEISENPLSITHIKKER; via the coding sequence ATGAGCGAAACTAAAATAACTGTAGGAATCTCGCAAGGAGATATAAATGGAATTGGATTGGAAGTGGTGCTTAAAACGCTTATGGAACCTGGTATTGCAGAAATATGTACGCCTGTTCTATTCAGCTCGCAAAAAACGATCACTTATTATAGAAAAATGCTCGGACTCGACGAATTTAGTTTTAATCCTATCCGCGAATTCAGTCAGATCAATCATAAGAAAGTAAATGTTTTTATGTGTTACGAAGAGGAAGTAATGGTTGATATTGGCAAGTCAACTGAAACGGGAGGGAAATACGCATTTATTTCACTTGAAAAAGCCACTCAGGCTCTTGTGGATGGAAATATTCAGGCACTCGTAACTGCACCTATCAATAAAGATAATATTCAAAGCGAGACATTTAAATTTGTTGGACATACCGAATATCTGGGTGAGAAACTTGGCGGAGAACCAATGATGCTTCTTTGTTCTGAAAGTGGTTTGCGTGTTGCTCTGGTTACCGGACATGTACCGATAAAAGACATCGCCTCAAAAATTACAACAGAAAGTGTTTCCAAAAAAATAAAACAACTTCACGATTCATTGATTAAAGATTTTGGAATTCGCAAACCAAAGATCGCTGTACTTGGCTTAAATCCTCATGCGGGCGATAATGGCGTAATTGGAAATGAAGACAAAGAAATTATTAAGCCAGCCATCGACAGTTTGAAATTAAAAGGACTCGTTTACGGTCCATACGCGGCAGATGGTTTTTTTGGAAATGAAACTTATAAAAATTTCGATGGTGTTTTAGCCATGTACCACGATCAGGGGTTGATCCCTTTTAAAAGCATTGCATTTAACGATGGGGTGAATTTTACCGCTGGACTCAATGCAGTACGCACCAGTCCTGATCATGGCACTGCATACGACATCGCAGGTAAAAATAGTGCTAACGAACAATCTTTTAAAAAAGCAATTTATATGGCTATAGACATTTATAAAAATAGAAGTCTGTATTCAGAAATCAGCGAAAATCCACTAAGTATCACACACATTAAAAAAGAGCGTTAG
- a CDS encoding gliding motility lipoprotein GldJ produces MNIKWIKNRRTLAFVMAAIVVSCSQERSPVTGWAYNDPENGGFEKPPYEEQETGPGLVLIEGGTFTMGRTENDVTYEWNNVPRRVTISSFYMDETEVSNLSYLEYLYWTAKVFGPTYPDVYYKALPDTLVWRSKLAYNEPYVEYYLRHPAYRDYPVVGVNWLQANEFCAWRTDRVNEFILIREGLLEHTQSPSEADYFSTEAYLSGKWQGQLKTKLPSFDGQNPERDVKMEDGIFLPKYRLPTEAEWEYAAYGLIGNTIGERITDRRIYPWNGHGVRNATDKYLGQIQANFVRGAGDYMGTAGFLNDNADVTAPVYSYFPNDYGLYNMSGNVCEWVMDVYRPNTLQDADEFRPFRGNVFSTQVRDSSTGYAGLGQEIITNVDGPVYQKFKHKVNNPTQHGTSVDAVEVTDSVLTIMTNDPQGNNNAAPEGKSDIPGRVKWREVSSAVSTDNLDERRNYKTADYINYMDGDVNSSIYFSEGEEAYTDKSAKLMYEYAKSSLINDKSRVYKGGSWKDRAYFLVPGVRRYLDQRQSTEWLGFRCSMTRVGSPVGLGGK; encoded by the coding sequence ATGAATATAAAATGGATAAAAAACCGCAGAACGCTAGCCTTTGTTATGGCAGCAATCGTGGTTTCATGCTCCCAGGAACGTTCTCCTGTTACCGGATGGGCATATAACGATCCCGAAAATGGTGGTTTTGAAAAGCCCCCGTATGAGGAACAGGAAACTGGTCCGGGTCTCGTGCTTATCGAAGGTGGTACTTTTACCATGGGTCGTACCGAAAACGATGTTACTTATGAGTGGAACAATGTACCACGCAGGGTAACGATTTCTTCATTTTATATGGATGAAACCGAAGTAAGTAATTTATCTTACCTGGAATATTTATATTGGACAGCTAAAGTATTTGGTCCAACTTATCCAGACGTATATTACAAAGCTCTGCCAGATACTTTGGTATGGCGTTCTAAATTAGCTTATAACGAGCCTTATGTAGAATATTATTTGCGTCACCCTGCCTACCGTGATTACCCGGTTGTAGGTGTTAACTGGTTACAAGCAAATGAATTTTGTGCATGGCGCACCGACAGGGTAAATGAATTTATCCTGATTCGTGAAGGTCTTCTTGAGCATACACAATCTCCTTCAGAGGCAGATTATTTCAGCACTGAAGCTTATCTTTCAGGAAAATGGCAAGGACAATTAAAAACAAAATTACCTTCATTTGATGGACAAAATCCAGAGCGTGATGTTAAAATGGAAGACGGTATCTTTTTACCAAAATACAGACTTCCAACAGAAGCTGAATGGGAATACGCAGCCTACGGTTTAATTGGAAACACCATTGGAGAACGTATTACTGATCGTCGTATTTATCCTTGGAATGGCCACGGTGTGCGTAATGCAACGGATAAATATTTAGGACAAATTCAGGCGAACTTTGTTCGTGGAGCAGGGGATTACATGGGTACAGCCGGATTCTTAAATGATAATGCTGACGTTACAGCCCCGGTGTACAGTTATTTTCCTAACGATTACGGCTTGTACAACATGTCAGGTAACGTTTGTGAGTGGGTAATGGACGTTTATCGCCCTAACACTTTACAAGATGCTGACGAGTTCCGTCCTTTCCGTGGTAATGTGTTCAGCACTCAGGTACGCGATAGTTCTACAGGTTATGCAGGTTTAGGTCAGGAAATTATTACTAACGTTGATGGCCCTGTTTACCAGAAGTTCAAACATAAAGTAAACAATCCTACGCAACATGGTACGAGTGTTGATGCTGTTGAAGTTACAGATAGCGTTTTAACTATCATGACTAATGATCCTCAGGGAAATAACAATGCTGCTCCGGAAGGAAAATCAGATATTCCGGGTCGTGTTAAATGGAGAGAAGTTTCAAGTGCTGTTTCTACTGATAATTTAGATGAGCGCAGAAATTATAAAACAGCCGATTACATTAATTACATGGACGGTGACGTAAATTCAAGTATCTACTTTAGTGAGGGTGAAGAGGCTTACACGGATAAATCTGCTAAGTTAATGTATGAGTATGCTAAGTCATCTTTAATAAATGATAAATCACGTGTTTACAAAGGTGGTAGCTGGAAAGACCGTGCATACTTCCTTGTGCCGGGTGTTCGCAGGTATTTAGATCAACGTCAGTCTACTGAATGGTTAGGTTTCCGCTGCTCGATGACCCGTGTGGGTAGTCCTGTAGGTTTAGGTGGTAAATAG